A genome region from Arachis duranensis cultivar V14167 chromosome 8, aradu.V14167.gnm2.J7QH, whole genome shotgun sequence includes the following:
- the LOC107462960 gene encoding uncharacterized protein LOC107462960 → MTDEELQTFCLIEIEKLLQANGKSLSDFRQVLPVIPKASRAEIVMASINSSILWKHFEVLTLTKNMRLESATNQSNLEELKRFSDWILQIGEGRIGTIINEKLLVQIPNEFLIFPSDNPIDDIINAIYLDIVRNFDDTGFFQDRAILAPTVEIVEEINDHIVQLLPGTEKEYLSADSICGSDAYCDVDVDWINIEFLNQIKCSGLPNHSLKLKKCVPIILLRNIDPAGGLCNGTRLIVRDLGTNVIGAEIVSGSHIGDKVFIPRMNLISSDAGIPFKFQRRQFPINLCFAMTINKSQGQTLSSVELFLRRPVFSHGQLYVAISRVKSKDGLRILVSGEKNDDSTLTLNVVFKEIFDKIL, encoded by the coding sequence ATGACTGACGAAGAGTTACAAACATTTTGTCTAATAGAGATAGAGAAATTGCTACAGGCCAATGGAAAATCATTAAGTGATTTTCGACAGGTTTTACCTGTTATTCCTAAAGCTTCTCGTGCTGAGATTGTTATGGCATCAATCAATTCTTCAATTCTTTGGAAGCACTTTGAAGTGTTAACGTTGACAAAAAATATGCGGTTAGAAAGTGCTACAAATCAATCAAATCTGGAAGAATTGAAAAGGTTTTCCGATTGGATTCTTCAGATTGGAGAAGGGCGTATTGGGACAATAATTAACGAAAAGCTTTTAGTTCAAATTCCAAATGAGTTTCTGATTTTTCCTTCTGATAATCCAATTGATGATATTATAAATGCAATTTATCTTGACATAGTTAGAAATTTTGATGATACTGGTTTTTTCCAAGACAGAGCCATATTAGCTCCAACAGTAGAGATTGTTGAAGAAATCAATGATCACATTGTTCAATTGCTACCTGGGACAGAAAAAGAGTATCTAAGTGCTGATTCTATATGTGGTAGTGATGCTTATTGTGACGTTGATGTTGATTGGATAAATATTGAGTTTTTGAATCAAATAAAATGTTCAGGGTTACCGAATCActcattgaaattgaagaaatgtGTGCCTATTATTTTGTTGAGAAATATTGATCCAGCTGGTGGCTTATGCAATGGTACTCGCCTTATTGTTAGAGATTTAGGAACAAATGTGATTGGAGCTGAGATTGTCTCAGGGAGTCACATTGGAGATAAAGTTTTCATTCCTCGGATGAATTTAATTTCGAGTGACGCTGGGATACCTTTCAAATTTCAACGGAGACAATTTCCTATAAACTTGTGCTTTGCAATGACTATCAATAAGAGTCAAGGTCAAACTCTATCTAGTGTTGAACTGTTCTTGCGTCGACCGGTATTTTCTCATGGTCAACTCTATGTCGCTATTTCTCGAGTGAAGAGCAAAGATGGTTTAAGAATTTTGGTATCTGGCGAGAAAAATGATGATTCTACTTTAACTCTTAATGTCGTATTTAAAGAAATATTTgataagattttataa
- the LOC107462959 gene encoding uncharacterized protein LOC107462959, whose amino-acid sequence MREFICFRLQMREDEDSIIHKSRRLFQQFVVVSFSMIESHRLYEIRKKQSTIRGEVLQGIEEAMRRGDTEASSIGTRVILPSSYMFNNCQDAMAICKHFGYPDLFLTLTCNPNWPEFQRYTNRDQVPIADRPDIACRVFHAKMKCLLNDLKNGVFFGPLNAGMYTIEFQKRGLPHAHILLWLDGRNRLQNIEIVDELICAELPNPMKFPHLYSVVSKYMIHGPCGRVRPTSPCMKDGRCSKFYPKQFVNYTSFDEDGYPIYKRRDIGVTVKSHGVDLDNRFVVPYNPLLLMKYQAHINLEFCNKSNVIKYLFKYINKGPDRVTATISHSTETTHSFEVVDEIKQYYDCRYLSPCESMWRIFAYEIHHRWPPVQRLRFHLPNQQHVVFDDHDTIGSVLIRNRDLMTMFTAWMMANRTYVEGRNEH is encoded by the exons ATGCGAGAATTTATCTGTTTTCGTTTGCAAATGAGAGAGGATGAGGATAGCATTATTCATAAGTCTAGAAGATTGTTCCAACAGTTTGTTGTTGTTTCATTCTCTATGATTGAGTCACATAGGCTTTATGAAATCAGGAAAAAACAGAGCACAATTAGAGGAGAAGTCTTACAAGGTATTGAAGAAGCTATGCGACGCGGTGATACTGAAGCATCATCAATTGGTACTCGAGTGATTTTGCCTTCTTCTTACATGTTTAATAATTGCCAAGATGCTATGGCTATTTGTAAGCATTTTGGGTATCCAGATCTATTTCTTACCCTTACTTGCAATCCTAACTGGcctgagtttcaaagatatacTAATCGTGATCAAGTTCCAATTGCTGATCGGCCAGACATTGCTTGCCGAGTCTTTCATGCTAAGATGAAGTGTCTTCTTAATGATCTTAAGAATGGTGTTTTTTTTGGTCCTCTTAATGCAG gtaTGTATACAATTGAGTTTCAAAAAAGAGGTTTGCCACATGCACATATTCTACTTTGGCTTGATGGAAGGAATAGATTGCAGAATATTGAAATTGTTGATGAGTTGATTTGTGCAGAACTTCCTAATCCTATGAAGTTTCCACATTTGTATAGTGTGGTTAGTAAATACATGATTCATGGCCCTTGTGGTAGGGTAAGACCAACTTCTCCATGCATGAAAGATGGAAGATGCTCCAAGTTTTATCCGAAGCAGTTTGTTAATTATACGAGTTTTGATGAAGATGGTTATCCTATTTACAAGCGTCGAGATATTGGTGTTACAGTTAAAAGTCATGGTGTTGATCTTGATAATAGATTTGTTGTTCCATATAATCCATTATTGTTGATGAAGTACCAGGCTCATATTAATTTGGAATTTTGCAATAAGTCAAATGTTATAAAGTATCTTTTCAAGTACATTAACAAGGGTCCAGATCGTGTAACTGCAACTATTAGTCATTCAACTGAGACAACTCATTCTTTTGAAGTGGTTGATGAGATCAAACAGTATTATGATTGTCGGTATCTTTCACCTTGTGAATCTATGTGGAGAATTTTTGCATATGAAATTCATCATAGATGGCCACCTGTGCAAAGACTCAGATTTCATTTACCTAATCAGCAGCATGTTGTGTTCGATGATCATGATACTATTGGCTCTGTTTTAATAAGAAATAGAGATTTGATGACAATGTTTACTGCTTGGATGATGGCTAATCGAACATATGTTGAAGGACGAAACGAACACTAA